Genomic segment of Arachis hypogaea cultivar Tifrunner chromosome 16, arahy.Tifrunner.gnm2.J5K5, whole genome shotgun sequence:
AAGATGACTTTGCATATCAGGTTGCTGTCAAGATTTAAATGATACTGGGACATTGTTGGCGCTAAGCACATCTACATAGCCTCATATTTATAAACTTCTCAAAAACCAAGATTCTCTCAATATGCAACCCGAATTCTCTATCGACAATCTATGACATAATATCTGCACCGACAATGATACTTTATATAATCAGACTCAACAATTCGGTACTCTGCACTCCGACAAATGTTGTAGTTCTTGATGGCAAGGTGAACGGACTCTCTATTGTAGAATCTATGGCTTACCCTTAGTTCCACACTCCTATATGTGTTATAGTCATCAGTGTCCCGGGACCAAAAGGCATTGGCTTCACTTGCATAGCATCTAAGTCCGATGTCGAATAATGGCTTGGTACTTGGGCTCGGCTAAGAAGTGGTAATGGTGGTGGCAATATATGTCCTGAGGAAGTAAAAGACGATATTTGAGTTTCTAGGACAATTTTTGTATTGTCATCGTTGTCACTATTAGAACTAGATTAGACCCACTCTTCGTCTGACTCAGAGTCTCCCGAAAATAAGCTAGCTCTGGGTTCTCTTGAATTCTTATAGGGGTTCGGTTCTTCCCACCTGACTACGTCCTAGTGCATAATCTCTTGGAACTGTAATTGATGAAGAAGAACTACTGCCAACGTCCGCCAACTCAATGCAAAGTTCTATCACTTGTTTAGTCATAATCTATCCATGGCAAACATGGCTGGCATATGATTAACATCCTTTAGCCATAATACCTTATATCGAATATTCCTCATAGTGTCTAGTGAAATACACTGATCACCAATTCTTTGAACGAGCTCAATTCCAAGCATTCCGATGTTGACCGTaatcaaattttcaaactttGTCAACAAATGCAACCGCCAAGTATGCATAATAATAGAATTACTGCATTCAAAATATGCACCATCATCTTTGCATGATATTGTTGCATTCGGATAAACAACTACTATACGTTTGCTAGCCATTTTGGAGAATTTGTATTtgtgagaaagaagaaagaatagatttAAGGTAAAAGTTATTCAGAGGAAGGATGAAGTATATATAGTAATCATCTGCGAAAAGTTCACATACAATTACATGTGCATGTGCATGTGCGCTATAGCATTATCCCACTATTGTGCTGGTCGCGTTTGCGTTATTGTTTCTTAGTTTATTTCGTGACGGACGATGAGCGCCGAGAGAGTCACCACCAGTGAGAGTCACCACCGAAGGAGCAGCGATGGTGGGAGTTCCAGATGAGAGAGTGACGATGGAGGCATTGCGAGCGCTGGGGTTTTTCAGAGGGCTGGGGTTCTTCGCGGAGGGCTGGGGTAAGGGGCTGGGGTTCTTGGAAGCTTTTAGGGTTCTGGGTTCTTCGAAGACAAAGGGTTCTTTGAAGAGAAATGGGTTCTTTAATTTCGAAGAAAGATGGAGAAGAACGCAGCGTTTAGAATCATGAAGGAACGCAGCGTTTTGTTTTTTAGAggaccttttggccacgcttttgaagcgttcCAAAAGAGTTGTACgaaacggccacgcttttaaaacgctACTATAACAAAACCCTGTCgctacactttaaaagcgtgcctgtttctctctatggctacgctttttaagcATGGCAAAAAAaatgtggccaaatctctaattaATTGCCACCCTTATAAAAGcgtgactatagacccttttcgccacgctttctAAATATAGCAAAAAAATGTGGCCAAATCTGTAATAAATCGCCACCTTCATAAAAACGTGGCCATtaaccacgcttttaaagcgtgacaaAAAAAAGCGTGatcataggccttttttcttgtagtaatATTTAAAAAGGTAAAAGAATTGAAACAACCGTTATAAAggtaaatatgatttttttttattaataaaaaaaaaaaaacaataatccTAGCACCCAAAATACGAAGCCGAACAAGCTGACAGCCAACGAAAAGAAAACTCCACccacatattaaaattaaaatggaaaaaaaatggcGGTAAGGTTcaccaaaaaatgaaaaatggcGGTAAGGCGGCAAGAGATGGCACATGCATATCATACGTCCACTTCCACTATCCTTTTTACTCTCGGCTCGGGTGTCTTCTTAACTTCTTATCCTTTCCCTCTTTGTTTCATTTGTTAAGAGACTATTTTAGAAAGAGTTCAGGGTGAGAGAAGTTCTTCACCTTAGGTGGAACTGCTACCAGATTTAACCTCAGAATATTGCATATCATCGATGGATCTTTACGTTCGAATCGCAATCGATTTGAAAATGGATAAAGATTGAAGACTGCAGTGAAATTTGAAAGGTATGCTTCTTGATATACCTTTTAAGTGAAAAGAATTTATTAAGTCTGGTTCACAATTCAACTTAAATTGCAATGAAAAATGGGGTTTATTTGGCCTGAATATTAGGACCTTAGCCATTGATGCTAATATTTGGATTCTTTGCAGGATTCACTTTCTTTGCCGCGTGGGTGTtttttgggggttttgggggggggggggggtataGACTATAGAGGGAGGGAGGGGGATCTCATTGATGTTATGCGTAGTTTTGAAAATCTGATAAAACCTGCAAGCTAAGCTGGTCAAATGAGGGACATAAAATAATGTAGTTTAATTCTACAAACTAGATCTAGAATTACATTGCTGAGTTTATCTCTACTTAACTGGTTCAGATTCCTCTCCATGAAGCTAAAGAGCGTATTATACTTTAACATGATACAGTCACGGTTCTAGTCTGGGAAAATCTGCTGTCTCTCTgagcataaaaattgaaaaggcTAACTGAAGAGGTGATTAACAGTGACTTTAATTTTGTTACTGTATACAACACAGGACGGGTGAATGACAATGATTTGTCTTCATGCTCCACCGGTCCGTTAATGGTTGGGAGTGTTGGCAAGCAGCTCTGGCTGTTCCGGGTTTGGTTCCGGGTTTGGTTCCAGATTCAGATTAAGCTCTTCTGGTGTGTTTGCTGGAGCTGATGGCTTTTTCTTCTCCAACTTGCTAGCTGGGAAGTGAAGCCTGGCCTTCAGAGGGCGCGGTGCTCTTTTCTGCCTGTCAAATCCCCGCACGCAAACATATCCTACAGAGCATTGTTCATAATCTCTTTAGATACGACTGGTTATCTGGTCACTTGTTTTCTCTGTTAGCAATTGCAACTAAGAGTAGTAACTCATATATAACTAAATTACGAATCTGGAGATAGGTGTAACAATGTTCATATGCAAATACTTTGTAGTTTTGCTAGGAATCAACAATCAGCCAACAAAGTAGTAGATGAACAAAGATTAAGGACAAGCAAAATTTAAAGGGAGATAGAAATGTTGGCTGAAAAAAGTTGGTTTCTAATCTTTTTCCAATACCTTAATATATGATATGCATGAACATTCTGGTAGGAGAAGAGGATATGGAAAACCAACTATGAAGTGCCGGTTGATTGTTATCACACCGGTAAATGCAGGTTGAAATAGGATAGTCAATTGAGAAAAATCACGATTAAATTCTGGGAACTAACTAAATCTTACCTCTCCAAAAGCATCGTTGAATTTCTTGTGTTGTTAAACCTGGTTAACATAAAAAAGTAGGCTCAGCTTAGCTTTTTGATATATAGTATCTGCCTTACTATGATATTTTAACTTCGAAGCGTTTACCTCTAAAAATGGTTGGGATGGAGGTTCCGAAATATACTGTTCGCCTCCTGAGGTTCCAGATCCAACTTCGGGGAACACTAATTGGGTTAAGACTTGATTCATCATCAGCAAATACCTGATTCAAATGACACGTTTAGTACTGCTTTAGTTACATACATATACATTCAAGGATATGTGAGATTTCACACTACTTTACCTCGTTGACTTGGAAATAGGTGCCATTTAATGGAAAACTCCCTCTCATAGCTGTTCGACATGgtatctatgcatgaaattcaaGTCACTTCAATATAATGCTTGCATTTTGAATGCAAACTATTGCtcaattcattttttaaaattattataagatTACTATGCATAAGAATTAACAAAAATCTATGGTTTTAGCATCAAAATTACTATTCATAGTTCAAATTATTGTTTTGATAAGCATGCAGACCAGGATTGTCCCTCGGACTATCTGTGAATTTGCTTCGCGGAAACTGTTGCATTGAAAGCACTCTTTCTCATTACAGAGCTGGCCACAGTCCTGAAAGCTGCATTTTTTTTCTGGTGGCTGTGTAGAATTTGCTGTCTCACCTGATGTGCATGTCCATGTATTTGGCAAAAAGGATTAGAAAACGTATCAAAATCTAACAAATCACATACTGTAAAACTTCCCAACTAATTATGCAGTGAAGCTTACAAAACTTTACAAGCATTTTAAACTAATCAAGTGGGTTCTAGTACTCGAGCAATTTTATCCACCTGGAGTCCATATAGCTAGAAGGTATTTTCCTGGATCATCAGGCTCTCGCTTCTCCCACTGTAGTGCATAAGTAATAAGCAATGTtggacatatagcataaaaatagTTGAATGGCAAATGTTGAAATTACTAACCCCTTCTAATAGACGATGTGAATCTGGGAGTTCATAACTGCATACAGGCAAACAAAAGATTAGCGAAAGTTCTTAGAACATTTGACTTGTATCAATCATTGGACTGATACAAAGCTTGTTGAAAAACTTTATACTGGAACTCAATTAAATGCCAGATTCATATGAATTCTCTCGGTGTGATTTTAGATAAATGCAAAGATCCTACgattgcttctttttcttgctcttgtAGTATTTGTTACTTCCGTTGGCCCACATTTCATTTGCTATCAAGAATGCCACTTCTGGTTAATTAGTTGGAACTAAGTTAATTTTTACTTACACCCAATGCTCTGTGCGCAATCGATTCACATTCTTTAGCTTGGGCGTTGGAATGCAGGCAGCTTCTGGAGTAAGGGCGACCAAGGCCTTTGACATTTCACCTTCTTGAAGATCCATGTTTTCCTCCATATAATTTTGTACATTCAAAGTGAGTTCTTCCATGTCTACATTGATGGCTGGAATTTCACATGTTTCCTCACAAAAGGCATCCTCTATATCATTTCCTAACACTTGGGTGCATTCTGGTTCTGGAGTTGATGGCTCTTCAATAATTGGTTGGCAAATATTGATTTCGGATCTTGCTTCAAGTTGTTTGCTTGCTTGTATTTCTTGAAGTTCTTCTGCTTGGCTTGTATTTGTAGGGAGAGGCAAGGGCAATTGATTGATGGTTACCGACAGGTTCTGATTTGTTGCGTTATTTCCGTTTGCGATTACTATACCTTTTTGCTCTGGTCCTGGTAGGGCAAGTCTTGCACtgcaaataataatatatactgtaATCGCATCTATCATAACTTGCAAATTATATCTAAAATTGAATTTTCAAAGTGCTTTGCACATAATTATTTCAGCTATTGATAAGTTTGTTTTCTAAGTTGACTGTTACGATGTTGATAAACTGTAGTCATATATATTTTGCTGTCCATATAGaggtattatatataattatactgcATAACAGCATAGGTGAACTTCATATGATTTTCTCCGGATTTCTGTACCTATTTTGCCAATAGTAATATTTGCAATACTTCTGAAGCATTGGAATGAAGAGTTCTAGTCCTAAATCATGGTAAATTGCATGACAATCATACTAAGCATAACAGATGCAATGAATCATAATTCAACAAAGACATACCTTGCAAAAGCACTTGCAAAGTGTCTACATTCCCCTCTCATTGGGCATGCATTGCAGTTTGGTTTATATTTTGTACAGAAGACCTGCATGCATTAATTTTAACTTATGTCCTAATAGCAAGTGGATTTCACTTAAAATGGGGTTAATCTATGCTGTACAAGATAGTGCAGTTTACCTTTCCAAATGTAATCAGCTGATAGTGCAGCTCATACCTGGAATATGTTCCAataatacaagaaaaaaaaaaatcaatcagtaGATAAATAGTTTATGATTTAGTATAACTTAATTACAACTTATGTGATATTGTCATATCATTAAAAGAgagatacttttatttttaatgtacaaCTGTAAATTAAAGGTAAATTGTTACAGTGTTCTTTGGTCTAGCTTGCACAGTCGGGGCCAAAGATATTTTTGTATGGATTCCAGCACAGGGTACCTATATAAGCCAATGGTGTTAGATCTTATTTAGTTGAATTAGTGGCTTATAGGCTTATACGTTTTATTTTGGTAGTACTTACAATTCTAGAAGATGCAATTGTAGTGACTCAGGTAGTGGCTGGAGAGGCACCCATCCCAAACGTACTGCTATTCGTCCAACATTGGTGTCAACCTATTGAAGTGCAACAATTGTTCATATCTGTTCCAATTTCCTGTAATTgtattcttttttctcttcttttttttttccaacttACCGGGAATGCAAGATTATGCAATGTTAAAAGTCGCACACACTCCACGCTCTTCAATCCCAATCCCCTTATGTTGAGCAAGTATTCTCTGCAAGCATGAGTAGAATTTGCTTTATGCATTTTTcctgcttgaatgaattgcatctAAATATTTAATGGAATATCTTTGTGTTACAAGTGAATTGAGACCTCAAGTTAACAAACTTTCAGTCGACACATGACAATATCATATGTATGGGAAATACAATTCTAATaaaatggttgaaaattttctttGCACTTACTTTGCTTGATCTGGTGGAACATCTCTTAGCCACTCAAGGTCAATGGCCCCATGTTTATCAACCAAGAGATTTAAGAAGTTCTGCATATTATATATGATTCACTATTAGTTGCATTGAAGCTTTTTTCTCTTTCCAAACACCGCATTTAAACAACATTTCATTGTTAATTGATTTTACCTTAATACGTTCAGCAAGCATGTTGTTCATGCCCCTTTCCTTGATTGCATCAGCAATCTCTCTGACGTCTGCACGTCTAACAGCATCCCAGTCCAAAGAGTCCATGGTGTTTTCTGTCTTTTCCCTCTTCCCGGCCTTATCTTGTGCTTGTCTTCTTAAACTATCCCAatcaaaattatcttttttatccTTTAGGTGCACCCTactctttgttgattttgtggaggcAATTTTAGTGTGTTCTTTGACGGTATTGCTCTCATGACCACAATCTAATTCCCTTGGTTTCTGTATAGGATCTTGAGTTTCTTCTAAAACATGCAAAGCATTTTTCTCTTTGTGATTACTTTGTTGTTGACTGTGAAACTGAGATAGCATACATTGAGAATGGGCAATTGCAGCTTGGGTTTCAGACTCTGATGCTTGAACACCAGGCCCCTTCATgtcattttcttctttattctttctgaAATCAGTTGACAAGTCTTCTATTTCAAAAGGGCCAGCTTCAAGTACTCCTCCTTTAGGGGTCATTTTCAAAGAATATTCATTACATGTGATGATGGAGGCTTCTGGGAAATCTTGGGTAACATTCAACTTTTCTGTTTGGTTGCCATGCTTTATGCCTATAGATTGACCAGATGCATCTCTTGAGTTCTCAGTTGATTTGCTTTTTTGACTGTTTACTTCATGTAATGTTGTCAAACTTGCCATTTCTAAAAGCTTACTGAAAGAAGTTCTATCATGAAAGATGTTGTACTTGGCTGCACTTgatagttcttctacttctgAGTTGCTTTCTGAGCATGATCCTATCTTCTCTGGACTTTGCTCAACTGAACACTCTGCACATATTTGAGAGGTAATGACAGAGCATTGGGATGACACCATGTCACTTAACTCTTTGCTAACACTCCCAATACACGAAATTTCTTGTGCTTCCCCTATGGTGGTACCAATTGGTCCACTTTCCAATGGACAATGGTTGTCCCTCATATGTTTCTGAGTTGATTCTGACAGTTTGAAGTTTGATTCATCTGTTGAGCTAGTTAAGCTCCCATTTGTTCTGCAGGAATCGTTGCTGTCAACAACTTCTTTTCCTTCAGAATGTTCAGTGCTCTCAATTGTCATAGAACTCAAGTCATAAGCACATGGATTCAATACTTTCTGTGAACTCTCCTCTGGTTCCACAATGTACACTTCTGGTTGTGGTCTGCTGACTAACAAGCTTGTGCTTCCCTCATTGTATGTTTGATACTTGTTGCTTGACTTCAGGGGGAATCGAGCAGCAAGGGACATGAATGCAGAACTGCCAATAGAGTGGAAAATATAAAATGTTGCAACATCCTAGTTtagttagtttatatatatatatatataaagaggcACACACACATACCTGGAAAGATGGTCCGAGACATTTTGTGTGAGGAAAACTCCCACCACTGAGTCCACAACTGATCCTTTCCATTTTGAAAATCGTCTGTCTCCTGTTGAATAAGCTCCATATAATTAATATGTGAACCACATGAaatgattttattttagtttctgtATTTGATTACCATAATGTATGTTAGCTTTAGGACTAGGATTTGCCTACAAGTCTATTTTAGTATTGGAAATGAAATACCTCACTGGGCCCCTATGTTGGTATTTATCTTTATTAAATTACTaacaaatttctctttcaattttgtGTAAATTTGTTCAGTTTCTTGATCTCTTGGTTTCCTGCTGTATTTTTCCATAACACAGAAAAACAGATAATGTTAATTTTTGCTGGTATCTTTACAAAGGATAGAATTTCTCACATCTTGCCTGTTTAGTATAAGTTATTGGGTATTTGTTAGATTTGTGTGTGAAGTGGTTAGTGTTCATATCCTAGGAAGTTCACCATGGATACCTTGTACAAGATGCATCCGTGCAATAAATGAGTCGGCCCTTCCACGGAACACTTTTCGTTCTTCTTCCCACCATTTAGCCTTGTCTTCATCCATTCCATCAATTCCAGGACTGTTTATATCTAATAGAAGAAGCTTCCACACTCTATTAGTCTCCTCATCAAGGTCAACTTTAGGTCGTGGGCGTTGTTTTTTAATGAGATCAAATGAGCCCTCATAGGGAATGATGGTGCCATATCCATTGGCAGGGCCTTTGTGCTTTTGATGTTGCTGGTTATACGGGACAAGTGTATTCTGCCCATGTAATAGAAGTTCTCTGCTTTCTCTATTTATGTTTAGGTGCCTAAATTGCTCTGTTAATTCGTCTGCACTATGCACATTTTTCCATGTCTCTTCACTGCCAACAACTGCATCAATGAGTTAAACTATCAGAACAAAATGCATGATAGAATTATTAGGTTTGCAGCAATTATAATGCTATTGGGAAAAAAGGTTCAAAGGTTCAGTTGGAATACCTAATAAGTTGTTCAAGGGCAAGCTGCAATTTTCCAGCATAACTTTTTGATGCTGCTGCATTTCACTTGTGCAAGAATATGCTGAACTGACAAGAGTGCTTCTCTTTttagttcttttcttttttttgagtGTTGCTCCCATATCTGCAACTAAAGCATCAATACATGTCTGTTCTCTTTCAGCATTCACAGATGTCTTTCGTGTAGGGAGTTTTGATCTTCTTTTGGTTTGCATAGGCTGCCATGAAGATAAGTTATATCTGAATGACTGGGGTTTATCATGAATAACTCTTTCTGTAGCTGTAATCATGACTGGGACTTTTACTGCATTATATTCAGAACTAGTGGGCCAAAAGTTTGAAGTTGAGGCGTAAGGACTTGATCTAGCATCTTGAGGGCACACTTCTACTTCTACAATTTTTGTTGCacttgctgaagatgtattggaATTTTTCCCCTTTTCACTTCTCCTTTTCTTCTGAATATTTGGAAATTGAATCCAACTCTCTTGGTAGTGTGCCTGCAACATATTATATTGTACCCCAATCAGATTAATGCTGTTGGTATCCTCATGCTTAATGGTTCCTGTATGCTTTCTCTTGGAACCAACTGCTTGTAAACTTGTGGTTGAAATTCTTGTGTCACTGCTTGATAGAATTTGTGCCCTGTTTCTGTTTTCATCCTGTGGACCCTTTCTTTTGTTGCCATTCTCTATCGAGTTAGCATGTGGCATTGCCCAACAAGAATTGCTTTCTGAAAGAGGTGTACCGAGGGCTTGTCTTCCTTCATTTGTCAAAGTATTTGTTGCTGCAACAGTTTCTCTGCCTAAATTTATGTTTGTATCTTCTATGCATCTAGAATTTCTCTGCCTTTGTTGATCTCCTACGTCAAAATTTAAGGATCTTCGGCATGTCTTTTTGGCAGATTCTGGCATCAATGGATTAGTCAATTCTCCCGTCACTTCTATTTGAGGAGTAGAAGTTGTGTTTGATCCCTTCTTTCTTACATATTTCCTTTTGCTGGTTGAGCTTTCTTTTGATTGATCAGACTTTGGGGTCTTTGTTTTACTGTTTCTCCTCGGTTTGCCTTCTATGATGACCTTGGGGCGGTGCTTCTTTCTTCTTGGTTTTTGTTGTGGTGTCTTGTTCAGATTAACATGGGGATTTATTTCCTTATTCTGGCTCTGATTCTCTTGGCATTGTGTAGAAACTGCACCAAATTCTATTAAAGGATCACAAAGTTCTTTGTTTTGTGGGCTGTCATTATTGTTGTGCTCTGCATCTGAAACTTTATTCTCTTCTCTGCCTTGATCCTTCTTTTCCATATGCAGTTGTGTCTCTGCATATTGTGTGTTTCCTGTTCTGACAGCATTATCTGGACCATGTGGGGCAGCATAAGGAGTGTTATGGCGATAGTAAGTAAAGAATGATGATCCTGGTGCATATCAAGTGAATGTCTGTCAGAACCTTATGGTTTCAGATTTATTGAATATCAAAAGATGAAAAATGATATATTTATCGTGCAAATACTTTTTTCAGTTACCAGGTGAAATGAAAATACTTTCATTAGAAAACTAGTTCTGTCAGATTCAACTTCGAATGCAAATTAGCATGCTTAAGATGAAATTCCTCAAGTCAGCAATAAATGGAAGATACAATATAAACATGAAAGTACTTCCAAAATTAATAATTTGTAGGAATTTACAATTGTTTTTCTCTATGGCAGCAGGTTATATTCTCCTGTGGCCTTTACCCCCTCCATTCATGTTATTCTCAGTGTCATATCTTTAAAATACTATGCGTTTACATTCTTCAGCCTGACTATGTCACTAATTATTTACCCAACCCAGCACTCATCATGGTTCAAGGTGTTGCCGAAGCAGAAAACATTTGTATAATaatataagagtttaatttttataaaaaattttctacGTTGATGTTTATTCAATCAGATTCGACCACGTGGATAAGAGTTTTGTactgtgtatcaaaattaaacaaataatataaCACAGCAAAGCATCAACCCAAATTTACTTTCGTTACCTCGAGGATCTTGACAATTGTGAGTAGCATTGAACAAGGGTTGCCCATAAGAGAGATGACCTTGGCCAAGTAAAGCACAGGTGGGGTTTATCTCTGTATTTAAATTAGGAACAAAATGATTCCTCAGAAAATCTGCATATGCTGCAACGGAGGTTGCTGAAGCAGCATTAGCCTGAGCCAAAAGCTCCGCAAAGCCGTTATTACTCGACACAGAATTGTTGTCAAAGGACAATCTTGCACTTGTTTTGTCACTGTCACAGGCAATGTTTGTTACTGCAGCCTCATGTGGTAGCCGAAGGTGTTGCCTGGTCTCAATTTCTGCATTGGTTGAGGATTCACAACATGCAGATACCGCATTAGAATGTGACCCGATCTCGATTCCTTCTCGAGGAGCATAGATTGGCGGCGGTCTTTGAAGAATAGGCTTCGAAGGGGTGTTGGGGATCCATGGAACCTCTCCTTGAACCTTGTTTCTATCAGTTTCTCCAATCTCCATTCTTTGGTTGAAGGCCTTTTCAGTTAGAGCTCTTAAATCCCTATTAAAAAGGATTAAAATTGACCCAAACAAAAGAAGGAAATGACAAGAAAATGGTTACAGAACAGACAAAATAGCCGAGTGGATGGAGCTCTTTCAGGGTATTCTACAAAGCTCAATTTTCCGAGAAAAGACCCACATCTTTACTCAGTTAGGTGCTGGTTGTAAGGACCCATTTTCAGTGATGTGCCGCCCTGAGGCAAAACAAGGGTTTTCTTAGAgacaaattaaattgaaattaatagAGATAAATTAAAGATAAGTATAGATGCAGTTCATGAACATTGATAGAGGTGAAAATGTACCTGTCGAAAGTAACCGGTTACTGACAAAGCTGGTGCTAGTCAAGATAGTAATTGCAATAGGATTTAAGAGTTTTATGcccataaaataaaaattaaactgaaTTATAAAAATCGCAGAGACATGTCGACCATGTGTGTCGAAAGCCGAAACGGAAAATTggctgattcttcttgatcactCCGCTTTTTGCTGGCGGTGAATAGGAACCCCTTCCATGAGACCAAAACCAAATTTAAAACGAAAATTCGGAGAAAATCATGGAGATGTAGTTACAGTAGGTATAGTGAGTCAATGACAATGAGGGAGATCTGATATCTATCCAGGGCAAAATTGAGGGAAAAAATATTACTTTACAGAAAGTGAGAACCGATAAGCATGACTACACAAAATTCTATATGTTTGCATATGCTGATATGCACCCTGCCTCCATTATTATACTTTATAGATCTTGTTGGGGTCAATTTAATATTTGTTGAAAGGATTTATTTGTATCCTGCTCCGCCGCACCTTAATTTCTCACAGCCTTTGCAAAGGACGCGGCGCGAAGACGAAGAGAAATGATATTTGTACTATTCGAAAAATAGGCTACGTAATTCTTACATGTCATGCAACGTTTTGCATGTACATGTTTAGAATTACGTGCCATGcaaataatttattatacatGTAGGAATTTTTTGGCAACACCAAAGGCCCGTGTTCACATTGTTttgcattaaacataaaaaagTGAAGCCCCATAATGaatattagtttaattaaaattaaaaataaattagatgaaCATATATATTAAAA
This window contains:
- the LOC112754399 gene encoding DNA glycosylase/AP lyase ROS1 isoform X1 → MEIGETDRNKVQGEVPWIPNTPSKPILQRPPPIYAPREGIEIGSHSNAVSACCESSTNAEIETRQHLRLPHEAAVTNIACDSDKTSARLSFDNNSVSSNNGFAELLAQANAASATSVAAYADFLRNHFVPNLNTEINPTCALLGQGHLSYGQPLFNATHNCQDPRGSSFFTYYRHNTPYAAPHGPDNAVRTGNTQYAETQLHMEKKDQGREENKVSDAEHNNNDSPQNKELCDPLIEFGAVSTQCQENQSQNKEINPHVNLNKTPQQKPRRKKHRPKVIIEGKPRRNSKTKTPKSDQSKESSTSKRKYVRKKGSNTTSTPQIEVTGELTNPLMPESAKKTCRRSLNFDVGDQQRQRNSRCIEDTNINLGRETVAATNTLTNEGRQALGTPLSESNSCWAMPHANSIENGNKRKGPQDENRNRAQILSSSDTRISTTSLQAVGSKRKHTGTIKHEDTNSINLIGVQYNMLQAHYQESWIQFPNIQKKRRSEKGKNSNTSSASATKIVEVEVCPQDARSSPYASTSNFWPTSSEYNAVKVPVMITATERVIHDKPQSFRYNLSSWQPMQTKRRSKLPTRKTSVNAEREQTCIDALVADMGATLKKKKRTKKRSTLVSSAYSCTSEMQQHQKVMLENCSLPLNNLLVVGSEETWKNVHSADELTEQFRHLNINRESRELLLHGQNTLVPYNQQHQKHKGPANGYGTIIPYEGSFDLIKKQRPRPKVDLDEETNRVWKLLLLDINSPGIDGMDEDKAKWWEEERKVFRGRADSFIARMHLVQGDRRFSKWKGSVVDSVVGVFLTQNVSDHLSSSAFMSLAARFPLKSSNKYQTYNEGSTSLLVSRPQPEVYIVEPEESSQKVLNPCAYDLSSMTIESTEHSEGKEVVDSNDSCRTNGSLTSSTDESNFKLSESTQKHMRDNHCPLESGPIGTTIGEAQEISCIGSVSKELSDMVSSQCSVITSQICAECSVEQSPEKIGSCSESNSEVEELSSAAKYNIFHDRTSFSKLLEMASLTTLHEVNSQKSKSTENSRDASGQSIGIKHGNQTEKLNVTQDFPEASIITCNEYSLKMTPKGGVLEAGPFEIEDLSTDFRKNKEENDMKGPGVQASESETQAAIAHSQCMLSQFHSQQQSNHKEKNALHVLEETQDPIQKPRELDCGHESNTVKEHTKIASTKSTKSRVHLKDKKDNFDWDSLRRQAQDKAGKREKTENTMDSLDWDAVRRADVREIADAIKERGMNNMLAERIKNFLNLLVDKHGAIDLEWLRDVPPDQAKEYLLNIRGLGLKSVECVRLLTLHNLAFPVDTNVGRIAVRLGWVPLQPLPESLQLHLLELYPVLESIQKYLWPRLCKLDQRTLYELHYQLITFGKVFCTKYKPNCNACPMRGECRHFASAFASARLALPGPEQKGIVIANGNNATNQNLSVTINQLPLPLPTNTSQAEELQEIQASKQLEARSEINICQPIIEEPSTPEPECTQVLGNDIEDAFCEETCEIPAINVDMEELTLNVQNYMEENMDLQEGEMSKALVALTPEAACIPTPKLKNVNRLRTEHWVYELPDSHRLLEGWEKREPDDPGKYLLAIWTPGETANSTQPPEKKCSFQDCGQLCNEKECFQCNSFREANSQIVRGTILIPCRTAMRGSFPLNGTYFQVNEVFADDESSLNPISVPRSWIWNLRRRTVYFGTSIPTIFRGLTTQEIQRCFWRGYVCVRGFDRQKRAPRPLKARLHFPASKLEKKKPSAPANTPEELNLNLEPNPEPNPEQPELLANTPNH